A single region of the Mechercharimyces sp. CAU 1602 genome encodes:
- a CDS encoding YheC/YheD family protein encodes MRILSVRPSTRRHTPDWKVYKCANLKQMLQKHPFLYVKPDGGGQGYGIARVWRTNQGKYHVKTLHRQATFSSIQPLHRYLKSNKRYIIQQGINSTTRTGHPFDLRIHTLRMGNRWIVAGIMAKVGPRNHIVTNRHQGATCISVKRLLSKHLGYSPKQCANMIRQIKKLSIEAATQVGHSYPKVKRLGVDIGIDAQNHIWFYEINTTPGIHVFRALPNKKLYYKILYLERRKW; translated from the coding sequence ATGCGGATCCTCTCTGTCCGTCCTTCTACTAGACGTCATACGCCCGACTGGAAAGTATATAAATGCGCCAACCTAAAACAAATGTTACAAAAACATCCATTTCTATATGTCAAGCCCGATGGTGGTGGACAAGGATATGGGATAGCTCGGGTCTGGCGTACAAATCAAGGAAAATACCATGTAAAAACATTACACAGACAGGCAACATTCTCCTCTATTCAACCATTACACCGATATTTAAAATCAAACAAACGATATATTATACAACAAGGCATCAATAGTACTACTCGTACTGGGCACCCATTCGACTTACGCATCCACACCTTGCGTATGGGAAATAGATGGATAGTAGCTGGGATCATGGCAAAAGTAGGACCTCGCAATCACATCGTGACCAATCGTCATCAAGGTGCTACATGCATTTCCGTAAAAAGACTATTATCTAAACACTTAGGCTATTCTCCAAAGCAATGTGCAAACATGATACGTCAAATCAAAAAACTTTCCATCGAAGCAGCTACCCAAGTTGGGCATTCTTATCCAAAGGTAAAGAGACTCGGTGTAGATATCGGCATCGATGCCCAAAACCACATCTGGTTTTATGAAATAAACACCACACCTGGAATCCACGTATTCCGTGCTCTACCCAACAAAAAATTATATTATAAGATCCTATATTTAGAACGACGGAAGTGGTAG
- a CDS encoding YheC/YheD family protein: MKGKIINPPRKWGGKMLQSNVLANHDTTRHYVPETRCYSWKNVKEMIEQYASLYLKPQIGWQGRGILRIDRTPSNYILRTLDQTFHCCDLPELKKTLRLQMNDQSYIIQQGIESLTKDGRPFDLRIHTVRLKQRWIFAGIVGKIAPQEYIVTNRHRGGKATPMGALLNTHLGYDSKEREEVFNRIRDFAIATSTVMGRTYTRPRTFGIDAGIDAKRNIWFYEVNSIPGIGVFRTSSDKKMYRRVLRLHHRAKNMKAK; the protein is encoded by the coding sequence ATGAAGGGAAAGATAATAAATCCCCCACGCAAATGGGGAGGGAAAATGCTACAAAGTAATGTACTTGCCAACCATGATACAACTCGACACTACGTTCCCGAGACTCGCTGTTATTCATGGAAGAATGTAAAAGAAATGATAGAGCAGTATGCAAGCCTCTATCTCAAACCTCAAATCGGTTGGCAGGGTAGAGGCATCTTACGTATTGATCGAACTCCCTCCAACTATATTCTGCGCACACTCGATCAAACTTTTCACTGTTGCGATCTACCTGAACTTAAAAAGACGCTTCGTTTACAAATGAATGATCAATCTTATATTATTCAACAAGGAATCGAAAGTTTAACAAAGGATGGACGCCCTTTTGATCTCCGCATCCATACCGTTCGCCTCAAACAAAGATGGATCTTCGCCGGGATAGTGGGAAAAATCGCACCTCAAGAATATATCGTGACCAATCGTCATCGTGGAGGCAAAGCAACCCCCATGGGAGCATTACTTAACACTCATTTAGGATATGACTCCAAAGAGCGTGAAGAAGTATTTAATCGGATACGTGATTTTGCGATCGCCACCTCCACTGTTATGGGACGAACGTATACCCGCCCTCGCACTTTTGGCATCGACGCTGGCATTGATGCCAAAAGAAATATCTGGTTTTATGAGGTTAACTCCATCCCCGGCATCGGTGTGTTTCGCACCTCTTCCGATAAAAAAATGTATAGAAGAGTTCTTCGTCTTCATCACCGTGCCAAAAACATGAAGGCTAAATAA